A single Phalacrocorax aristotelis chromosome 18, bGulAri2.1, whole genome shotgun sequence DNA region contains:
- the POLR2J gene encoding DNA-directed RNA polymerase II subunit RPB11-a encodes MNAPPAFESFLLFEGEKKITINKDTKVPNACLFTINKEDHTLGNIIKSQLLKDPQVLFAGYKVPHPLEHKIIIRVQTTPDYSPQEAFTNAITDLISELSLLEERFRVAIKDKQEGIE; translated from the exons atgAACGCGCCTCCGGCTTTCGagtccttcctcctctttgaGGGCGAGAAGAA GATCACCATCAACAAGGACACGAAGGTGCCCAACGCCTGCCTCTTCACCATCAACAAAGAAGACCACACGCTGGGGAACATCATCAAGTC GCAGTTACTGAAAGACCCCCAGGTATTATTTGCGGGCTACAAGGTCCCGCACCCACTGGAACACAAAATTATCATCCGCGTCCAAACGACCCCCGATTACAGCCCCCAGGAAGCTTTCACCAACGCCATCACGGACTTGATCAGTGAGCTCTCCCTCCTGGAGGAGAGGTTCAGG gTGGCTATTAAAGACAAACAAGAAGGCATTGAGTAA